A stretch of DNA from Rhodothermales bacterium:
ATGGACGCCGGCGTGATGGAGGGGATGGGGGAGGGTGCCGACATCCCGCCCGAGGCCGTCGCCGAGGCCGGCGGGGCCAGCCTGGAAGCGCTCCGCGACCGGGGCGACCGGGGGCTCGCCGTCGAGGCTATGATGCGCGGGGTGCGGGTGCTGGCGCAGGACCTGTTCGCGGCCGGCCGGTTCGATGCCGTGCTGGGGCTGGGCGGCGGAGGGGGGACGATGATTGCCACGGCGGCCATGCAGGCACTGCCGGTGGGGGTGCCCAAGCTGATGGTGTCGACCGTCGTGGCGTCGGACGTTCGCCCCTACGTGGGCGTCAAGGACATCACCCTCATGTACTCGGTGGTCGATATCGCCGGCATCAACGCGATTTCACGGCGGGTGCTCGCCAACGCCGCCGGCGCCATCTGCGGCATGGCGCGGCAGACCGTCCCCGAAAGCGGCGACGACCGGCCGGTGGTCGCCACGACGATGTTCGGCGTCACCACGCCCTGCGTGACGGCGCTACGCGACCGGTTCGAGATCGAAGATTACCAGGTGATCGTCTTCCATGCGACCGGCTCGGGAGGACGCGCCATGGAGGGGCTGATCCGCGACGGATACATTGCCGGCGTGGCGGACATCACCACCACCGAATGGGCCGACGAACTCGTTGGCGGCGTGCTCTCCGCCGGCCCGGAACGCCTCGACGCCGCCGGGCGCGCCGGCATCCCCCAGGTGGTGTCCGTCGGCGCCCTCGACATGGTCAATTTTCACGCGATGGATACGGTACCAGCGGCCTTCGCCGGCCGGACGTTTTACCGCCACAACCCCAATGTCACCCTCATGCGGACGACCGCCGACGAGAACCGTCGGCTGGGCGAGGTCCTCGCCCGGAAGGTCAACGCGGCGACGGGGCCAACCTGCGTCATGCTTCCCCTCCGCGGGATCAGCGGGATCGATGCCCCGAAACAGCCGTTTCACGACCCGAAGGCGGACGCCGCGCTGTTCGACGCGATCCGGGAGCACATCGAGCCGCACGTGACCCTCCGCGAACTCAAGCTCCATATCAACGACCCCGCTTTCGGTTTTGCCCTGGCCGAGCAGCTGCTCGGCATGCTGGAAGCCTGATCCCTACCACAATGCCCATGATCCTCGGCTACATGCGCTGGGTGTTGCCGGCCGTCTGCGGCGCGTTCCTCATCGCCGCCGCCGCCGAGCGCGCCCCGCTCGCCGGACCTTCCCCCGATGGCGAAGAAGTGTACCTGCATAATTGCATGGACTGCCACCAGGACGGCGCCGGCACACCAGGCCTCGTTCCCCCTCTCGATGGCGCCCCCTGGGTCGATGGCTATCCCGACCGCATCATTCGCGTCCTCCTCAACGGATTAACGGGCGAAGTGGTCGTGGAGGGCGTCACCTATAACGGCGTCATGCCCGGCTGGCGCAATCTGCTGAGCGACGAAGAAATTGCCGCCGTGCTCACCTACATTCGCTCCGCCTGGGACAACGACGCCGGCCCCGTCACGCCCGAAGAAGTGGCCACCATCCGCGCCGCCACCGCCGATCGAACGACCCCGTGGACGGCCGCGGAGCTGGCGGATTAGCGATTCGTGAGTAGCGGTTAGCGAATAGCGATTTGAAGTCGGGCTACAGGTTAATAAACAACTCACTTTTCCCTTTTTACTTTTAACTTTTCCCTTTTAACTTTTCACTTCCCTCCCATGCCTTTTATCCCTTACCACGAGTGCCTCCGCCGGCTGCGGCATGAAATTGCCTCCGGGCGGCCGATCATCGGGACGGGGGCCGGCACCGGCATCTCCGCCAAGTTCGCCGAGCGCGGCGGGGTCGACCTCATCATCATCTACAACTCCGGCCGCTACCGGATGGCGGGGCGTGGGAGCGCGGCCGGCATCCTGGCGTACGGGGATGCCAACGCCATCGTCGTCGACATGGCCGGCGAGGTGCTGCCCGTCGTCAAAAACACCCCCGTGCTGGCCGGCGTCAACGGGACCGATCCCTTCCGGATGATGCACGTCTTCCTGAAACAGATCAAGGAGATGGGCTTCGACGGCATCCAGAACTTTCCGACCGTTGGCGTGATCGACGGTAATTTCAGGCAGATCCTCGAGGAGACCGGGATGAGCTACGATCTTGAGGTCGAGATGGTGCGCATCGCCCACGACATGGAGATGCTTACGTGTCCCTATGTGTTCGATGTCGAGCAGGTGGAGAAGATGGTCGACGCCGGCGCCGACGTCCTCGTCACCCACATGAACACGACCGTAAAGGGATCGATCGGCGTGACGACGACGGCGCCCTCGCTCGACGAAGCCGCCGAGCGCATCCAGGCGATGTGCGACCGCGCGAAGGCGCTCCGGCCAGACATCATCGTGCTCTGCCACGGCGGTCCGCTCGGCGAGCCGGAGGACGTACAGTACGTGCTCGACCGCACAAAAGGCGTCGAGGGCTTTTTTGGGGCGTCTAGCGTCGAGCGGCTGGCGACGGAGGTGGCGATAGAAACCCAGGCGGCCCGATTCAAAGCACTCAAGGTCTGACGCCCGTATGGACATTGAGGCTCCCGATCAGCTGGCCGAGTATCTACAGGCACGCGGGCTGCTGCCCGTGGGGGAGGAGGCCGACATGCGCGTGTTGGCCGGCGGCGTCTCCAATAAAACGGTGTGGCTCCGCCGGCCCGAGCCGCCGCACTGGGTGCTGAAACAGGCGTTGCCCAAGTTGCGGGTGAAGGACGACTGGTTCAGCGACCCGTCGCGCATCCATCGCGAGGCCGAAGGGATGCGGGTGCTGGCCGGCCTGGCGCCGGCGGGCGTCATCCTGCCGTTTGTGTTCGAGGATGAGGCCGCGCACATCCTGGCCATGGATGCGGCGCCCGAGCCCCACACGAACTGGAAGAGCGACCTGCTCGCCGGCGTGGTTGAACCTTCGCTCGTGGACGCTTTTGGCCGTATTCTGGGGCAGATCCATCGCCGGTTCGACGCGGCGACGTACCCGGTCGATGGCCGGCTGCGGGACCGATCCTTTTTTGAGTCGCTACGCCTGGCGCCCTACTACCAGGCCTCGGCCGATCGGGCGCCAGAGGCCGCCGCGTTTCTGGAGGTGCTCATCCGGGAGACCCGGGCGACGGCCATTACCGTCGTGCACGGCGATTACAGCCCGAAAAATGTGCTCGTTCACGCCGGCCGGCTCATCCTGCTCGACCACGAAGTCATCCACATCGGCGACCCCGCGTTCGACGTCGGGTTTTCGCTGACCCATTTTCTGAGCAAGGCCCATCATCTACCTGAATACAGAACGTCTTTCGTCGACGCGGCGCGCCGGCACTGGGCGGCGTATGCCGGCGAAGCAAGAGGAGCCGCCTGGTTCGATGGGATGGAGTCGCGGGCCGTCGCGCACACGCTGGCGTGCCTGCTCGCGAGGGCGGTGGGGCGGTCGCCGCTGGAGTATTTGGATCCGGAAGAACGCATGCGTCAGCGGGATGCGGTTGTGAAGCTGATGGGGCGACCGCCGGCGTGGGTGGAGGGGCTCATCGAGGGTTTTTTAAGGGAGATCCATATATGACGATCATCGATCAGCTCGAAGGCTTCGAGATCCTGGACAGCCGCGGCCGGCCGACGGTCAAGGCGCGCTGCGTGCTGATAAGCGGGGTGGTGGGGGAGGCTTCGGTGCCTTCCGGGGCGTCGAGTGGGGCGGCTGAGGCGCACGAGCTTCGGGATGGCGATCCGCACCGGTATGGTGGGCTGGGATGCCGGCAGGCGGCCCTGCACATCGACACTGAAATCGCCGGAGCGGTGCAGGGCGTGCCAATACACGACCAGGCCGACCTCGACACACGGCTGATCGCGTTGGATGGCACCCCGAACAAAGGACGGCTGGGAGCAAACGCGGTGCTGGCGGTCTCGATCGCGTTTTGTCGGGCCGTGGCGGCCGAACGTCGGGTGCCGTTGTATCAGCATCTGGCTGAGCTGGTGGGCGCCGAGCCGGCGTTACCGCGGCTGACCGTCAACCTGTTCAGCGGAGGGTTACATGCCGGAGGTCAGGTGCCAGTACAGGACGTGCTCGTCGTCCCCGCCCGTGCCGCCACAATCGACGAGGCATTGTCGACCACCTACGCCGTCTACCAGGCGGCGGCCCGGCTGGCGCGGGAGCGGTACGCCTACCGGCTGCTGCGGGCCGACGAGGGGGGGCTGGCGCCGCCGTTTCCGAACGCCGAAGCCATGTTCGCACTGGCGGTCGAGGCCATCGAGGCCGCCGGGTTTCGGCCCGGGGAAGATGTCGCCCTGGCGATCGACGTCGCCTCCAGTCATTTCTACCGGGACGGGCTGTATGCGCTTGGCGGGGCGCCCATCGATAGCGCCGACATGATCGAGCGGGTGGCCGGCTGGGTCGATGCCTACCCGATCGTGAGCGTGGAGGATGGGCTGGCGGAGGAGGACTGGCCCTTGTGGCCGCTATTACAGGAGCGACTTTCGGGGCAGGCACGGACGGTGGGGGATGACCTCCTCTGCACGAACCCGGCCCGGATCCGACGGGCAATAGAAGCCGGGGCGGCGGATACCCTGTTGCTGAAGGTGAACCAGATCGGGACGTTGACCGAGGCGGCGGAGGCGTGGCGGCTGGCGCGGGAGGCCGGCTGGCAGGTGACTGTGAGCGCGCGCAGCGGCGAAACGGAGGACGATTGGCTGGCCGACCTGGCAGTGGGATGGGCGGCAAACCAGATCAAGGTCGGCTCCATCACCCAGTCCGAACGGCTCGCCAAGTACAACCGGCTCCTGGCGATTGAGCGGCTGGATCCGCTGCCGCTGGAGCCCTGGCCGGCGAAAAGGCTCCCCGGCGTTTAACAATCGACCGGTAGGACGATACAGATCGTGTATGTTTCATCCATTGTTCGTCAGGGCCTTGAGCTACGTCCGAATCCTCCTGTTACTGGTAATCTGGACTTCGAGCCGGCATGCGCATGCGCAGGAGGGACCGGAGCGCAGGGTGCTGCGCACAGTCGCGGCCATCCGGGCGATTCCCTCGCACGAGGCGGATGCGGCGTTTCCGATCGATGTAGAAGGCGTCATCACGTATTGCGGCGCGCGCGACAGCCGGTACTGCTTCCTGCAGGACGAGACGGGGGGCACTTTTATGGAAGATCCAGGTGTATATCCTCCGGCCGGCACCCGGGTACGGGTACGAGGCGTCACGACGAGAGGGTGGTTCGCCAACGATATCCGGGCTGGGAGCTCGATCCAGGTATTGGGAAAGGCGCCGTTGCCTTCCCCTTCCCAACGTCCGATCTTGTATCTCCTCGCCGGCCTGGAAGATTCGAAAGTTGTGGAGATTGATGCCATCGTGGCGAGTGTTTTCGTCAATCCAGACACGCTGCTGAGCAACCAGCACCAGGGGACGACCTTTCGACTCGTCGTAGGCCAGGAGACGATCCTCGCCAACGTCAACTCGACCGTCCCGCCTGCCGGCCTCACCGGGGCCCACGTCCGCGTGAAGGCCGTCGCCGGGGGTGTATTTAATCAGGATCGACAACTCACTGGCATTGTCCTGTATGTTCCTGACTGGGATTGTGTCCGAGTTATTGAACCCGGGTATACACAACCCGAGCAGATCGCTCTTTCCCGAATCGACGAGGTCGGGCAGTTCGATCTTCAGTCGGTCTCGCTTTTTCGACGCATCCGAGGTATTGTCACCCACAGGACGCATGAGGGGTTCTTTTTTATCCAGGACGATTCCGGCGCCTTGCGGGTGGAACCCACAACGGCTTCTTCGCGGCGTATCGCACAAGGGGACAGCGTCGATGTGATCGGCGTGATCAAAAAGGGTGGAATTGCTCCATATGTTGCTGAGGGCAACGTATTCGCCAACAGCAAGGCGCGTTTGGCGCCGGCGCCGATGGCCCTCGCGCTGGATGGGGCATTGGAGACAGGCGTCGAGGGCCGGCTGGTCAGCTTGACGGCCCGGCTCGAGGAAGCCAGAGTACTCACGGAAAGAGCCCAGCTGTCGTTGCGATCGGGCGGGGTGTCCTTCGACGCTCTGTTCCAGGGCACGACGGCGGGGTCAGTCCTCAAGCAGCTCAGGCCGGGCGCCACGGTTCGTGTCACAGGCATCGTGGCGCTCGAGTTTTTGCCGCGGTTCGATGAGCAACCCGTTGTCGGGCCCATCACCCTGACGTTGCGCGACGCCGGCGACATCGCGGTGTTGAAGAACGGCACCTGGTGGAACCGGGAGCACACGCTTCAAGGAGCGATAGGACTGTTGGTGGTGGTCGTCTTGATCCTGGTCTGGAACGGCACCTTGCATCGGCGTATCGAGGCTCAAACAGGCACCATCCGCGACCAGCTCGACCGCATGGCTGAACTGAAATCCGCCGCCGAGGACGCGAGCATCGCCAAAAGCGCTTTCCTGGCGACGATGAGTCACGAGATCCGGACGCCCATGAACGGCGTTATCGGGATGGCAAGCCTGCTCTCCGGCACCAAATTGGATGAAGAGCAGCGAGACTATGTGGATACGATGGCCAGCTCCGGCCAGGCGCTGCTGTCGATTATCAACGATATCCTGGATTTTTCCAAGATCGAAGCCGGCAAGTTCGATATCGATCCCGAGGAGATGGACCTGCTCGATCTCGTGGAAGAGGCTATAGACGTAGTTTCGCCACGTGCGGCCGAAAAAGGGTTGGATCTCGTACTGCGGATCGGGCCGGGCGTACCCCGCCGGATCGTGAGCGATTCCGTCCGCCTACGCCAGATCCTCATCAACCTGCTGTCAAATGCGATCAAGTTCACATCGATGGGCGAGGTACGGCTGGACGTCGTCGATGACGGGGTGGATGACAAGGGGCACCACACGCTTCGCCTGAGCATCACCGATACCGGCATCGGCATCCCCGCCGGCCGGCTTGCGCATCTGTTCCAGCCGTTCACGCAGGTGGATGCCACGACGTCTCGTCGCTTCGGCGGCACCGGTCTCGGCCTGGCGATCTCGAAACGCCTCGTGGAACTGATGGGCGGCGAGATCACGGTAGTGAGCATCGAGCGGATGGGGTCCACCTTTTCATTCACGCTGTATGCTCCGGGAGTCGAGTTCTTCGACGAGGCCGACCGAGCCCGCCGGATCATGCTGGAAGGACGCCGGCTCTGCATCGTCGATCCCAATACCTCCAACCGCAATGGGCTCGATCTCTTCCTGGCCACCTTCGGTCCGCAAGTCGTAACCGCTCCGACGCTGGACGAAGCATTCGACGCGTGTGGATCGCATCCGCCCGATCTCTTGCTGGTGGACGAACGCGTGTTTGAATCCGCCTCCGCCAGCCTCCCCGATTTCTGGCGGGATGTGCCGGTGGTGATGATGACGGCCATCGACAGCCAGGGTGAGGGGCTGCCGGGAGCGATTACGGTCTCGAAGCCGGTCAAAATCAAGCGGCTCATGAGCGCCATCGAGCGGGCGTTTGAATCGACGAAATCGCCGGCCCCGCTCGCTACTCGTCGCGACAGTGGACCGGTCCGCCTCCTCGTGGTCAGTCCGAACCGCGTCGAGCGCCGGATACTGGCCAGGCTGCTTGCCGATCTGGGGTACGAAAACGACGAAGTCGGCGATATCGCCTCTTTCCTGGGGATGCGGCAGGCTGTGGAGTACTCACTTGCCATCGTCGACGAAGTCCTGCTCGGCGCCTTCGTCCGAGCGCAGGGCGATGGGCCACGGATCGACTTCATCGCGCTCGGCGCCGGCGCCGGCAAGCCGTACATCAGCCGGCCGGTCCAACTCCCCGAGTTGCGTGAAGCGCTGGCGGCGTGGAAGGCGAGTATGCCGCTGGTATAAAGGTCAATCGGGCGGCTGGAAGAAGGCGAACACCTTTTCGGCGGTCTTGCGCCCGATTACGCCGGCGAGTTCATCGAAGCTGGCTTCTCGGGTGCGTTTGACCGACCCGAAGGTTTTGAGCAGCTTACGGGCCGTCTTCTCCCCCACGCCGGGGATCTCGTGGAGGGCCGAGTGGAGGGTGCTCGTTGTCCGTTGCTTGCGCTGGAACGTGACGGCGAATCGGTGCGCCTCGTTGCGGATCCGCTGGAGGAGCTGGAGGGAGGCGCTCGTGCGCGGAATCATCACACTTTCCTGATCGCCGGGGAAATAGACCTCTTCGAGGCGTTTGGCGAGGCCGACCACCGTGAACTTCCCGTAGACATCCACCTCCTTGAGCGCCTGGGCGGCGCTGGAGAGCTGCCCCTTGCCGCCGTCGATCACCACGAGGTCCGGCCAGGGTCCGTTTTCCTCGAGCAGCTTCGCGTAGCGCCGGGAGATCACCTCGTGCATAGACGCGAAGTCGTCCGGCTTGCCCTCGGCGCTGCGGATCTTGAAGGTGCGGTAGGCGCTTTTTTTGGGCCGGCCGTCCTCGAACACCACACACGACGCCACCGTGCCGGTGCCGCCGAGGTGCGAGATATCGAAACACTCGATGTGGCGGGGGAGGGCGCTCATGTGGAGGTCGCGCTGGAGGGTCTTGACGGCGTGGGGGATACGGCCTTCCTCCTGCTGGGCCTTCTGGAGTTTGTATTCGTCGAGCAAGAGTTGCGCGTTGGACTCCACCATGCGGTTCAGGCCGGCCTTGTCGCCCCGCTCCGGCGCCTTGATGGGCACCTTTTTGCCCCGATTCAGCTGGAGCAGCGCCTCGAGCGGTTCGATGTCGGTGGGGAGGACGGAGACGAGCACCTCCTCGGGGAAGAAGGTCGACTCCGTGTAGTAGTGCTCCAGGAAAGCCTGCATGAGCTCCTCGTCGGTCCGGTCCTCGATCTGGCGTAAATACTTGTGTTGCCGGCCGACGACGGTGCCCTCGCGCACCTTGAAGAGCACCCCGCAGGCCGTGTTGATCTCGCGGTCGACCGCGATCGCGAAGACGTCCCGATCGACGAAGTCCTGGCTGACCATCCGTTGCTTCTCCGAGTACTTCTTGAGGGCGACGGCCTGGTCGCGCAGCGCCGCGGCGTCCTCGAAGCGCATCAGTCCCGCGAGGCGCTGCATCTCGTCCTCCAGGTGGCGGATCAGTTCGCGTGTGTGGCCGTTCAGGAGTTTTTCGATCTGGTGGATGGTCTGGGTGTAGGACTCGGGCGTCTGCTCTCCGATACACGGCCCGAGGCATTTTTTGATGTGATACTGGAGGCAGACCTGGTATTTGCCGGCGGCGATGGGCTCGGGGGCCAGGTGGAGGCTACACGTCCGGATTTTGAACAGGCTCCGGATCGTGCCCAGCATCAGGTGCATGTTCTTGACGTCGGTGTACGGCCCGAAGTATCTGGAACCGTCCCGCAGTACGCGGCGTGTGGGGAAGACGCGTGGGAAGGGCTCGTTCTTGATGCAGATGAACGGGTAGGTTTTGTCGTCGCGCAGGTTGATGTTGTAGCGCGGCTTGAGCTTCTTGATAAGGTTGTTTTCGAGGATCAGCGCTTCGGCCTCGGTGTCCGTGACGATGACCTCGAGGTCCGCTATCTTGCGGACCATGATATCCAGCCGGCCTTCGCGCGGGCGGCTCTCCAGGAAATAGGAGCGCACGCGGCTGCGAAGGTTCTTCGCCTTGCCCACATACAGCACCTGTCCGCCGGCGTCCTTGTGCTGGTAGACGCCGGGCCGCGCCGGCAGGTTGGCCAACTTTTCGGCGAGCAGGGTGTTTTCGGTGGGTTTCAATTGATTTTGGGGCAGAACCAGGGCATCTGGCTACGCTACGGACACGCGATGGCGTGTCCGTATGAAATGGGAGAATCAGAAGGCATGAAGATCTGGCATCCAGCCCGCCTTTTCAACGTCCGAGTGCGACGACGTTCCGTCGCCGGCGTGCTGGCAGTTCTGCTGCTGGCCGGCTGCGGCGTGCCCTCCCGGGAAGATATCGGTTTTCCGGTGCTGGGGTATTACGCCTGGTGGATGGCCCCGCACGACGCCGAGATCGATCTGACCTACATCGACACGCTCTTTTTCTTTGACCTGTCGATCGACTCCACCGGCGCGGTGATCTACGACCGGGGCTGGCCCGAGGCCTGGCAGCCGCTCATCACCCGTGCACGCGCCACCGGCACCCGGATCGTTCCGGTAGTTACCCTGCCGGACGAGGCCAGCTTCGTGGCGCTCTTCCAGAACCCCGAGGCCGTGGCCCGGTTGCGGTCCACCCTCGTGGCGCTCGCCCTCGATCCGGCGTCGGCCGGGCTGCATATCGACTTCGAGGTGTTCGAGCAGGTGCCGGCTGGGGTGGCGGAGCGGTTCGTCGAGGTTGTTCGGGAGGTCCGAGCGGACTTGGTCCGCTCGGGGGCGCATGTGATGCGCCCGTACGGGGCTGCGGGGCTTTCGATCTTTTTGCCGGCGTTTGATTATGCCGGCGTGTTTGATGAGGTGGCGCTGGCGGCGGCGGTGGATTACGTGGTGGTACAGGGGTATGACATCCACTGGCGAGAGGCGCCCCGCGCCGGCCCGATCGCCCCGCTTCGGGGATGGGAGGGGCAGAACTGGGAGGCCATCCTCGCCCGGTACGACGCGCTGGGCATCTCGCGAAACAAACTGTTTTTCTCCGTGCCCTACTACGGGTTCGAATGGCCTACCGAGACCGACCTCCCCGCCGCCGCCACGCGCGGGCCCGCGCAACTCGTCACCTACGCCCCGTTCGACTCGCTCATGCCCCCCGACTTCGCCGTCCCGGCCACCCATCGCATCCGCGAGTCCGGTCACCGCCGGGACTCCCTCAGCGGGGTGCCTTACTATACCTACGAGGCCGCCGATGGCTGGTACCAGGGCTGGTTCGAGGACGAGGAGAGCCTCCGCCAGAAATACACCTTCATCCGCAGTAATCGCCTCGCCGGCGCCGCCCTGTTTGCCCTGGGGTACGACCGGGGGAGGATGGAGCCGGCGTTGTGGAAGCGGTGATGATGTTCTTTATTGGTGTATTTCTGTTCAAGGTGGTACATTCCTCATTGAGTGCGTACGTCATCTCCCGGTGAAGCCAGGGGCAGGCTCCCAAACCCGATCGCGTGCGTGTTGAGGAAATCGTGTCACTTTATGTAAAGTGGTTTTATAATAGCAAAAGCATACTTATTTCGTCATTCCCGACCCCGATCGGGGATCCAGTCGAATTGCAATTATCTCAACTGTGCATTTTCTTTGATGGCCATTCCCGATTATCAAACCCTCATGCTGCCCGTCCTCCAACTGGCCGCCGATGGGCAGGTGCATAAGTTCAGTCAGTCCGTCGAGGCCCTGGCGGAACGGTTCAAGCTCACCGAAGAGGAACTCGGCGAGTTGTTGCCCAGCGGGACGCAGGCCGTTTTTAACAATCGCGTAGGTTGGGCGAAGTCGTATCTGAAACAAGCCGGCCTGTTGGTCACACCACGGCGCGGGTTTTTTACGATCACACCGCTGGGAAAAGAACTGCTGGCATCAAATACCGAGCGGATCGATGCCGCTACGCTGGCACAATTTCCCCAATTTTTAGAGTTCAAAAATCGCCGGCGGGATCGAAGCGAGGAGGGTGCGGCGGTTACCGATCTCGATGAGACAGAAACCCGGAAAACCCCTGAGGATGCGCTGGCTTCTGCGTACCAGGCGCTGAGAAAAGTCCTCGAGGAGGAGCTTCTGGGCATGGTAAAGGAATCCGCCCCTTCCTTTTTTGAAAGGATTGTGATCGATCTGCTTGTGAAGATGGGCTATGGAGGCAACCGGCAGGATGCCGGCAGGGCCATCGGCAAAAGTGGTGATGGTGGGATCGATGGCATCATCAACGAAGACCGGCTGGGACTCGATGTGATTTACATTCAGGCCAAACGATGGGAAAGCGTTGTGGGGCGACCGGAGATCCAGAAATTCGCCGGTGCACTGCAGGGACAACGGGCTCGAAAAGGCGTGTTTATCACGACGTCGAGTTTCACGAAAGAGGCCCAAGAGTACGCTTCGTTCATCGAAACGCGCATTATCCTCATCGACGGGTTCCAGCTTTCCAGGCTGATGGTCGAGTACAACGTCGGCGTCTCCACGGCAGGGCAGTACGAAGTGAAAAAAATTGACTCCGACTATTTCGACAACGGGTGACGTTCGGACGCCATTCCGAGTCGGAACCGTTGATCCGCCAGCCACTGCAATGCTGGGTGCGCGGCGCCCCACGCCCAGTCCGGGGTAATCGCCAACCGTGCTTCCGGGTAGCGCTCCAGCATTCGCACGGCGTCCGCCGGCGTAAACGCGGGGTCCGTATCCAGGGCGGAAAGGAGGACCGGGGCCTTACTTGGCGTCACTGGCATGGGGCGGGGCGCATGGGCCACAACCGCCGTCACCCGCTCCGGCGCAATCGCCGCCAGGTGCAGCGCCACCGTGGCGCCCAGCCCGAACCCGAGAAGGGCGGCGATTGGCCAGTCATACACATCCAGCACCCGAATTACCACGCTGGCCTGTTCCTCCAGCTCACGAGAAGTCGGCTCCCTGTCCACCAGGTCCATAGTGTCCACCGCCACCACCTGCCAGTCTTGCGCCAGCCCCTGCGCCAGCCCCATCCGCCCGGCATCGGGCAACACGAGCAGTCGGGGGGTGCCGTCACGGCCGGCTGCGTAGGTCCTGATCGAGCGCCCGCCCACATCGATCATCCGGGGCGCCAGGGTTAGAGGTTGCTGTGCGCAGAATTCGATCAGCACGCCGCCGGTCGAGCGGGGATGCAGGAAAAAGATCTTCTTGCCGTCGGCGCCAGTTTTTGGACCTTGGCCGAGCACCTCCAGGCCGGCCGCCTTCGCCCGTTCCCACGCCGCGTCGATGTCCGCCACTTCAAACGCCAGATGGTGCAGCCCCTCGCGGTTGTTCTCCAGGTACTTCGCGATGGGGGAGTCCGGCGCGGTGGCTTCGAGCAACTCCAGCTTGGCCGTGCCGGCGGAGATAAAATGGGTGCGCACCTGCTCCGAGACCACGTCCTCCACCATATACACGGGCACTCCGAGTACCTTTTTCAGGATTTCCGCCGTAAACGCGGCGTCCGCGACGGCGATTCCGATATGTTCGAGGCGAGGAGGGATGGTGTTCATGGGATGCCGTATATTCCGCACATCTAACGATCACGAGGCATACCACCGATGCGACACAAAGGTTTGATTCGCTCCGCTGGCCTGGCGCTGGTTCTATCAGTCGGCCTGGTTTTCTCAACGCCGGCCGTCGCCCAGTCTGAACAAGAAGCCGTCA
This window harbors:
- a CDS encoding Tm-1-like ATP-binding domain-containing protein; the protein is MDAGVMEGMGEGADIPPEAVAEAGGASLEALRDRGDRGLAVEAMMRGVRVLAQDLFAAGRFDAVLGLGGGGGTMIATAAMQALPVGVPKLMVSTVVASDVRPYVGVKDITLMYSVVDIAGINAISRRVLANAAGAICGMARQTVPESGDDRPVVATTMFGVTTPCVTALRDRFEIEDYQVIVFHATGSGGRAMEGLIRDGYIAGVADITTTEWADELVGGVLSAGPERLDAAGRAGIPQVVSVGALDMVNFHAMDTVPAAFAGRTFYRHNPNVTLMRTTADENRRLGEVLARKVNAATGPTCVMLPLRGISGIDAPKQPFHDPKADAALFDAIREHIEPHVTLRELKLHINDPAFGFALAEQLLGMLEA
- a CDS encoding cytochrome c; its protein translation is MPMILGYMRWVLPAVCGAFLIAAAAERAPLAGPSPDGEEVYLHNCMDCHQDGAGTPGLVPPLDGAPWVDGYPDRIIRVLLNGLTGEVVVEGVTYNGVMPGWRNLLSDEEIAAVLTYIRSAWDNDAGPVTPEEVATIRAATADRTTPWTAAELAD
- a CDS encoding phosphoenolpyruvate hydrolase family protein — protein: MPFIPYHECLRRLRHEIASGRPIIGTGAGTGISAKFAERGGVDLIIIYNSGRYRMAGRGSAAGILAYGDANAIVVDMAGEVLPVVKNTPVLAGVNGTDPFRMMHVFLKQIKEMGFDGIQNFPTVGVIDGNFRQILEETGMSYDLEVEMVRIAHDMEMLTCPYVFDVEQVEKMVDAGADVLVTHMNTTVKGSIGVTTTAPSLDEAAERIQAMCDRAKALRPDIIVLCHGGPLGEPEDVQYVLDRTKGVEGFFGASSVERLATEVAIETQAARFKALKV
- a CDS encoding phosphotransferase, producing the protein MDIEAPDQLAEYLQARGLLPVGEEADMRVLAGGVSNKTVWLRRPEPPHWVLKQALPKLRVKDDWFSDPSRIHREAEGMRVLAGLAPAGVILPFVFEDEAAHILAMDAAPEPHTNWKSDLLAGVVEPSLVDAFGRILGQIHRRFDAATYPVDGRLRDRSFFESLRLAPYYQASADRAPEAAAFLEVLIRETRATAITVVHGDYSPKNVLVHAGRLILLDHEVIHIGDPAFDVGFSLTHFLSKAHHLPEYRTSFVDAARRHWAAYAGEARGAAWFDGMESRAVAHTLACLLARAVGRSPLEYLDPEERMRQRDAVVKLMGRPPAWVEGLIEGFLREIHI
- a CDS encoding enolase; protein product: MTIIDQLEGFEILDSRGRPTVKARCVLISGVVGEASVPSGASSGAAEAHELRDGDPHRYGGLGCRQAALHIDTEIAGAVQGVPIHDQADLDTRLIALDGTPNKGRLGANAVLAVSIAFCRAVAAERRVPLYQHLAELVGAEPALPRLTVNLFSGGLHAGGQVPVQDVLVVPARAATIDEALSTTYAVYQAAARLARERYAYRLLRADEGGLAPPFPNAEAMFALAVEAIEAAGFRPGEDVALAIDVASSHFYRDGLYALGGAPIDSADMIERVAGWVDAYPIVSVEDGLAEEDWPLWPLLQERLSGQARTVGDDLLCTNPARIRRAIEAGAADTLLLKVNQIGTLTEAAEAWRLAREAGWQVTVSARSGETEDDWLADLAVGWAANQIKVGSITQSERLAKYNRLLAIERLDPLPLEPWPAKRLPGV
- a CDS encoding ATP-binding protein, which produces MSYVRILLLLVIWTSSRHAHAQEGPERRVLRTVAAIRAIPSHEADAAFPIDVEGVITYCGARDSRYCFLQDETGGTFMEDPGVYPPAGTRVRVRGVTTRGWFANDIRAGSSIQVLGKAPLPSPSQRPILYLLAGLEDSKVVEIDAIVASVFVNPDTLLSNQHQGTTFRLVVGQETILANVNSTVPPAGLTGAHVRVKAVAGGVFNQDRQLTGIVLYVPDWDCVRVIEPGYTQPEQIALSRIDEVGQFDLQSVSLFRRIRGIVTHRTHEGFFFIQDDSGALRVEPTTASSRRIAQGDSVDVIGVIKKGGIAPYVAEGNVFANSKARLAPAPMALALDGALETGVEGRLVSLTARLEEARVLTERAQLSLRSGGVSFDALFQGTTAGSVLKQLRPGATVRVTGIVALEFLPRFDEQPVVGPITLTLRDAGDIAVLKNGTWWNREHTLQGAIGLLVVVVLILVWNGTLHRRIEAQTGTIRDQLDRMAELKSAAEDASIAKSAFLATMSHEIRTPMNGVIGMASLLSGTKLDEEQRDYVDTMASSGQALLSIINDILDFSKIEAGKFDIDPEEMDLLDLVEEAIDVVSPRAAEKGLDLVLRIGPGVPRRIVSDSVRLRQILINLLSNAIKFTSMGEVRLDVVDDGVDDKGHHTLRLSITDTGIGIPAGRLAHLFQPFTQVDATTSRRFGGTGLGLAISKRLVELMGGEITVVSIERMGSTFSFTLYAPGVEFFDEADRARRIMLEGRRLCIVDPNTSNRNGLDLFLATFGPQVVTAPTLDEAFDACGSHPPDLLLVDERVFESASASLPDFWRDVPVVMMTAIDSQGEGLPGAITVSKPVKIKRLMSAIERAFESTKSPAPLATRRDSGPVRLLVVSPNRVERRILARLLADLGYENDEVGDIASFLGMRQAVEYSLAIVDEVLLGAFVRAQGDGPRIDFIALGAGAGKPYISRPVQLPELREALAAWKASMPLV